One segment of Bacillus alkalisoli DNA contains the following:
- a CDS encoding type B 50S ribosomal protein L31 translates to MKAGIHPEYRKVVFMDINTNFQFITGSTMRTNETVEWEDGTTYPLIKVEISSDSHPFYTGRQKHAAADGRVERFNKKYGLK, encoded by the coding sequence ATGAAAGCAGGAATTCATCCAGAATACCGTAAAGTTGTATTTATGGACATCAACACTAACTTCCAGTTCATCACTGGTTCTACTATGAGAACTAATGAGACTGTTGAGTGGGAAGACGGTACTACTTACCCGTTAATTAAAGTTGAGATCTCTTCTGATTCTCACCCATTCTACACTGGACGTCAGAAGCATGCTGCAGCTGACGGACGTGTTGAGCGTTTCAACAAAAAATACGGCCTTAAGTAA
- the prmC gene encoding peptide chain release factor N(5)-glutamine methyltransferase translates to MKIYEALNWASSFLKENNRDENAGEILLRHQLNVERPKLLASLQDELTEDKRNMFVFNVHKLVAGIPVQYLIETEEFYGRSFFVNDEVLIPRPETEELVVGVLERAAKLFGRDEKLSVVDVGTGSGAIAVTLSLENKQLEVMATDIAGESLEVAKENADKLEAEVEFVHGDLLLPIIESGKKVDVVVSNPPYIPLHEYEELSTVVKDFEPYRALVGGDTGLEFYERFMVELPQVLKEKALVAFEVGMGQGEAVRELLQRTFPDAHTEVVFDINGKDRMVYATIRA, encoded by the coding sequence ATGAAAATTTATGAGGCCCTAAACTGGGCTTCTTCTTTTTTAAAGGAAAATAACCGTGATGAAAATGCAGGCGAAATTTTATTAAGGCATCAATTAAATGTGGAGCGTCCTAAGCTGCTTGCTAGTTTGCAGGACGAGTTGACGGAAGACAAACGCAACATGTTTGTGTTTAATGTTCATAAGTTAGTGGCAGGCATTCCGGTTCAATATTTAATTGAAACAGAAGAGTTTTATGGCCGCAGTTTTTTCGTGAATGATGAAGTGTTAATTCCAAGACCAGAGACGGAAGAGTTAGTTGTTGGTGTGTTAGAGCGAGCGGCTAAGTTGTTTGGTCGTGACGAGAAACTTTCGGTCGTTGATGTAGGAACAGGCAGTGGAGCGATTGCGGTTACTCTTTCGTTAGAAAATAAACAGCTTGAAGTAATGGCAACAGACATTGCCGGTGAATCGTTAGAAGTTGCAAAAGAAAATGCAGACAAGCTAGAAGCGGAAGTGGAGTTTGTTCATGGAGACCTTTTGTTGCCGATTATAGAGTCGGGGAAGAAAGTGGATGTCGTTGTCTCAAATCCACCTTACATTCCGCTTCATGAATATGAAGAGCTTTCGACAGTTGTAAAAGATTTTGAGCCATATCGTGCGTTAGTTGGTGGAGATACTGGTTTAGAGTTTTATGAGCGCTTTATGGTAGAATTGCCACAAGTGTTGAAGGAAAAGGCCCTTGTTGCGTTTGAAGTAGGGATGGGCCAAGGAGAAGCTGTTAGAGAGCTATTGCAACGAACTTTTCCAGACGCACATACGGAAGTGGTGTTTGATATTAATGGAAAAGATCGAATGGTGTATGCAACGATAAGAGCCTAG
- a CDS encoding L-threonylcarbamoyladenylate synthase, whose amino-acid sequence MNTIQWTVDKNELKSSSYPHIQQAASLLQQDEVVAFPTETVYGLGANAYSDKAVTKIFQAKGRPSDNPLIVHISNKKQLTELVDNIPAHAEKLMDKCWPGPLTIIFSKKNNVSQYVTAGLDTIAIRMPDHPVALALIEESGLPLAAPSANLSGKPSPTTAKHVVDDLDGKIAGIVDGGQTGVGLESTVVDCTTEIPIILRPGGITKEQLEQVVGEVAVDPALASENIELKPKSPGMKYTHYAPIAPLYMVEGDVDYLQHLVDKSRSEGKIVGVLSTEEHIARLSADVVLSVGTRTDLATVAVNLYEKLRQFNETNVDIIYSESFPAVGVGAAIMNRLNKAAGYKVLKSE is encoded by the coding sequence ATGAACACAATACAATGGACTGTGGATAAAAATGAGTTAAAATCCTCAAGTTATCCACATATTCAACAGGCAGCAAGTTTACTTCAACAAGATGAGGTTGTTGCATTCCCAACAGAAACGGTATATGGACTTGGGGCAAATGCCTACTCAGACAAGGCTGTAACAAAGATTTTTCAAGCAAAAGGAAGACCAAGTGATAACCCACTTATCGTACATATAAGCAATAAAAAACAGTTAACAGAGCTTGTGGATAACATTCCGGCTCATGCAGAAAAATTGATGGATAAATGTTGGCCTGGCCCATTGACAATTATTTTTTCTAAAAAAAATAATGTCTCCCAATATGTGACGGCTGGCCTTGATACGATTGCGATTCGCATGCCAGATCATCCGGTCGCACTCGCATTAATTGAAGAGAGTGGACTTCCACTTGCTGCTCCAAGTGCAAACCTTTCAGGCAAACCGAGTCCAACAACAGCCAAACACGTTGTGGATGATCTCGACGGCAAAATTGCTGGAATCGTCGACGGTGGCCAAACGGGAGTCGGCTTAGAGTCTACCGTAGTAGATTGTACGACTGAAATTCCAATTATCTTGAGGCCAGGTGGCATAACAAAAGAGCAATTAGAGCAAGTTGTGGGCGAAGTGGCGGTCGATCCAGCCCTAGCATCGGAAAACATAGAGCTTAAACCGAAGTCTCCAGGCATGAAATATACACACTATGCTCCCATCGCACCACTGTATATGGTAGAAGGAGATGTGGATTATCTACAACATCTTGTGGATAAAAGCCGAAGTGAAGGGAAAATTGTGGGTGTTTTATCCACAGAAGAACATATTGCTAGGTTGTCTGCGGACGTAGTGTTATCTGTCGGGACTCGCACAGATCTTGCCACAGTTGCTGTGAATTTATATGAAAAACTGCGCCAGTTCAACGAAACAAACGTCGACATTATTTATAGTGAATCCTTTCCGGCGGTTGGTGTTGGTGCGGCCATTATGAACCGACTAAACAAAGCGGCTGGGTATAAAGTGTTGAAAAGTGAATAA
- the rho gene encoding transcription termination factor Rho, with translation MDLTIAKLENLKLKELYELAKQLKISYYSKLTKKELIFAILKAQAEQDGLLFMEGVLEIIQSEGFGFLRPINYSPSSEDIYISASQIRRFDLRNGDKVSGKVRPPKENERYYGLLHVEAVNGEDPETAKERVHFPGLTPLYPDRKILMETTTKSLSTRIMDLIAPVGFGQRGLVVAPPKAGKTMLIKEIANSITTNHPEAELIILLIDERPEEVTDIERSVAGDVVSSTFDEVPENHIKVAELVLERAMRLVEHKRDVIILMDSITRLARAYNLVIPPSGRTLSGGIDPAAFHRPKRFFGAARNIEEGGSLTILATALIDTGSRMDDVIYEEFKGTGNMELHLDRSLAERRIFPAIDIRRSGTRKEELLIPKEHLDKLWAIRKTMSDSPDFAEKLLRRLRQTKSNKEFFDMLDEEQKTRR, from the coding sequence ATGGATTTAACAATTGCAAAACTTGAAAATTTAAAGCTAAAAGAACTTTACGAACTAGCAAAACAACTAAAAATTTCCTACTATAGCAAATTAACAAAAAAAGAGCTAATCTTTGCTATCTTAAAAGCACAAGCAGAACAAGATGGGCTATTATTTATGGAAGGTGTACTAGAAATCATCCAATCAGAAGGTTTCGGTTTCCTTAGACCTATCAACTACTCTCCAAGCTCGGAAGACATCTACATTTCAGCATCGCAAATTCGTCGATTTGATTTAAGAAACGGTGATAAAGTATCAGGTAAAGTTCGTCCTCCAAAAGAAAATGAGCGTTACTACGGCCTATTGCACGTGGAAGCTGTAAACGGGGAAGATCCAGAAACAGCAAAAGAACGCGTTCACTTTCCTGGTTTAACACCTTTGTATCCAGACCGTAAAATTTTGATGGAAACAACGACAAAAAGTCTTTCTACAAGAATCATGGATTTAATTGCGCCAGTTGGTTTTGGTCAACGTGGACTTGTTGTTGCGCCACCTAAAGCTGGTAAAACAATGCTTATTAAAGAAATTGCCAATAGCATTACGACCAATCATCCAGAAGCAGAACTAATCATACTTTTAATTGATGAGCGTCCAGAGGAAGTAACAGATATCGAACGTTCTGTTGCAGGTGATGTGGTAAGTTCTACATTTGATGAAGTACCTGAAAACCATATTAAAGTGGCCGAGCTAGTATTAGAACGCGCAATGCGTCTAGTTGAACATAAACGTGATGTTATCATTTTAATGGATAGTATCACTCGTTTAGCTCGTGCGTATAACTTAGTTATTCCACCGAGCGGACGTACTTTATCTGGTGGTATCGATCCGGCTGCGTTCCACCGACCTAAACGTTTCTTCGGAGCAGCCCGTAATATTGAAGAAGGCGGAAGCTTAACAATTTTAGCAACTGCATTAATTGATACAGGCTCGCGTATGGATGACGTTATTTATGAGGAATTCAAAGGTACTGGTAACATGGAATTACACCTTGATCGTTCTCTTGCAGAGCGTCGTATCTTCCCAGCGATTGATATTCGTCGCTCTGGTACTCGTAAAGAAGAGTTATTAATACCAAAAGAACACCTAGACAAATTATGGGCAATTCGTAAAACGATGTCAGATTCGCCTGACTTCGCCGAAAAACTGCTACGCAGATTGCGCCAAACAAAATCAAATAAAGAATTTTTCGATATGCTAGACGAAGAACAAAAGACGAGAAGATAA
- a CDS encoding TIGR01440 family protein, with protein sequence MREWVDELKQALADLHDQANLQKGQLLVIGCSTSEVIGERIGTAGTDDVAKMIFDVLAKFRVETGVELAFQCCEHLNRALVVERSIMVEKGFEQVTVVPVRQAGGAMASFAYHHLEDAVMVEHIRADAGIDIGDTLIGMHIKHVAVPVRSKIKTVGHAHVTMAKTRPKLIGGARAVYE encoded by the coding sequence ATGCGAGAGTGGGTCGATGAGCTGAAACAAGCTCTAGCTGATTTACATGATCAAGCAAACCTGCAAAAAGGACAACTGCTAGTTATTGGTTGTAGTACGAGTGAAGTAATTGGCGAACGTATCGGAACGGCTGGAACGGATGACGTGGCCAAAATGATTTTTGATGTATTAGCGAAGTTTCGTGTGGAAACGGGTGTGGAACTTGCGTTTCAATGTTGCGAGCATTTGAATCGGGCGTTAGTTGTGGAGCGTTCGATTATGGTGGAAAAGGGATTCGAGCAAGTGACTGTTGTGCCAGTGCGTCAAGCTGGTGGGGCGATGGCGTCTTTCGCCTACCACCACCTAGAGGATGCGGTGATGGTCGAGCATATTCGGGCTGATGCTGGCATTGACATCGGTGATACGCTTATCGGCATGCATATTAAGCATGTGGCTGTTCCGGTGAGAAGCAAAATAAAGACAGTTGGCCACGCCCACGTAACGATGGCCAAAACCCGACCGAAACTAATCGGTGGGGCAAGAGCGGTTTATGAATGA
- the rpiB gene encoding ribose 5-phosphate isomerase B: MKVAIASDHGGINIREEIKSLLTELNIEFEDFGCECETSVDYPDYALPVAEKVASGEFDRGILICGTGIGMSIAANKVKAIRCALVHDMFSAKATREHNDSNVLAMGERVIGPGLAREIAKIWLTTEFEGGRHTNRVNKIHHIEQQ; this comes from the coding sequence ATGAAAGTTGCGATTGCGTCCGATCATGGTGGGATTAATATTAGAGAAGAGATTAAAAGTTTACTTACAGAACTAAATATCGAGTTTGAAGATTTCGGTTGTGAATGTGAGACGTCGGTGGATTATCCGGATTATGCGCTTCCTGTGGCAGAAAAGGTTGCGAGTGGGGAATTTGATCGCGGAATCTTAATTTGTGGTACGGGAATTGGGATGAGTATTGCTGCGAATAAGGTAAAGGCGATTCGCTGTGCGCTTGTGCATGACATGTTTAGTGCAAAAGCAACGCGCGAGCATAACGACAGCAACGTGTTAGCGATGGGTGAGCGTGTAATTGGCCCTGGCCTTGCACGAGAAATTGCAAAAATATGGCTTACCACCGAATTCGAAGGCGGCCGTCACACAAACCGCGTAAACAAAATTCACCACATCGAACAACAATAG
- a CDS encoding GNAT family N-acetyltransferase encodes MSMKLLRTATQKDVPTIVNFLGQANLSTIGVEEAIGDFIIIEKENGEIAGTVGIERHGNNGLLRSLVLSQTFNQLQILELMEQTQQFAKKKELDKLYMFTNKQEFAQFFQLIGFYPQEIHTIPEEIKNSPYVMETFTLENCFVLACPLVK; translated from the coding sequence ATGAGTATGAAACTATTACGCACTGCTACACAAAAAGACGTCCCAACTATCGTAAACTTTTTAGGACAAGCCAATTTATCCACAATTGGTGTGGAAGAAGCGATCGGAGACTTTATTATCATTGAAAAAGAAAACGGCGAAATCGCAGGTACTGTAGGGATTGAACGTCACGGAAACAATGGTTTATTACGCTCACTCGTTCTGTCGCAAACGTTCAATCAACTACAAATACTAGAATTGATGGAACAAACACAACAATTTGCGAAGAAAAAAGAGCTAGATAAGTTATACATGTTCACAAATAAACAAGAATTCGCCCAGTTCTTTCAACTAATCGGGTTTTATCCACAAGAAATTCACACAATACCAGAGGAAATAAAAAATTCGCCATACGTCATGGAAACGTTCACATTAGAAAACTGTTTTGTTCTAGCCTGTCCTTTGGTAAAATGA
- a CDS encoding thymidine kinase has protein sequence MYVMKQAGWVEVICGSMFSGKSEELIRRMRRAQFAKQPLQVFKPEIDNRYSDEAVVSHNGTSILATPVRSSQAILESAAPDTEVIGIDEVQFFDENIVEVVQQLADKGYRVIVAGLDQDFRGEPFGKMPELLAVAELVTKLQAVCAVCGSPASRTQRLINGEPANYDDPIILVGASESYEPRCRHHHKVPNAVTARVGQVATSK, from the coding sequence ATGTACGTTATGAAGCAAGCCGGCTGGGTCGAAGTAATTTGCGGAAGTATGTTTTCAGGAAAATCCGAAGAATTAATTCGCCGCATGCGCCGTGCTCAATTTGCAAAACAACCTTTACAAGTATTCAAACCAGAAATCGATAACCGTTACAGCGACGAAGCAGTCGTATCACATAACGGCACTTCCATATTAGCTACACCAGTTCGATCTTCACAAGCAATCCTCGAAAGTGCTGCACCGGATACAGAAGTAATCGGGATTGACGAAGTACAGTTCTTCGACGAAAACATCGTAGAAGTTGTACAACAACTAGCCGACAAAGGTTATAGAGTCATTGTTGCAGGGTTAGACCAAGATTTCCGAGGCGAACCTTTTGGAAAAATGCCGGAACTTTTGGCAGTAGCCGAATTGGTGACAAAGCTTCAGGCTGTTTGTGCCGTCTGCGGATCACCCGCCAGCCGCACGCAGCGTTTAATCAATGGCGAGCCAGCCAACTACGATGATCCAATTATTTTAGTAGGGGCATCTGAATCATACGAGCCACGTTGCCGTCATCATCACAAAGTTCCAAATGCTGTAACAGCAAGAGTTGGCCAGGTGGCTACGTCTAAATAA
- a CDS encoding low molecular weight protein arginine phosphatase — protein sequence MSVHILFVCTGNTCRSPMAEAILHSKRLPNVEVKSAGVYAVNGGDASIHAKVVLQEQGIAHNHSSSQLTKGHTDWATFILTMTASHKQLILSHFPDAINKTYTLKEFVGEIGDVSDPFGGSVEMYRNTFNELQKLIELALQKLP from the coding sequence ATGTCAGTTCATATTTTATTTGTTTGTACAGGAAACACATGTCGTAGCCCGATGGCGGAAGCGATTTTACATAGCAAGAGATTGCCTAATGTGGAAGTGAAGTCAGCTGGTGTTTATGCTGTAAACGGAGGAGATGCCTCAATTCACGCGAAAGTAGTACTTCAAGAACAAGGCATCGCACACAATCATTCATCCTCACAACTTACAAAAGGACATACAGACTGGGCAACGTTTATTTTAACGATGACAGCAAGCCATAAACAACTTATCTTAAGTCATTTCCCTGATGCGATAAACAAAACATATACATTAAAAGAGTTTGTTGGAGAAATTGGGGATGTGTCCGATCCGTTTGGTGGCAGTGTGGAAATGTACAGAAATACGTTTAACGAATTACAAAAGCTTATTGAATTAGCTTTACAGAAGTTGCCTTAG
- the spoIIR gene encoding stage II sporulation protein R, with protein MIKKNKVTLYIVMMFIGAFVSLVGEQMASGVMNETMVIPDDAIRLRILANSDNDEDQELKRKIRDRVNEEITIWVSDITSREEARSIIQGNIPEIEKIVEEVMKAEGLTQKYNVDFGRANFPTKMYGRFIYPAGDYEAILITLGSGKGANWWCVLFPPLCFLDFSNGEATATPFPDEDEETTEKPIVVDEEPEEVEVKFFFAEFLSSLWKKISGK; from the coding sequence ATGATAAAAAAGAATAAGGTAACTTTATATATAGTAATGATGTTTATAGGAGCTTTCGTTTCACTAGTAGGAGAACAAATGGCGTCAGGTGTTATGAACGAAACAATGGTCATACCTGATGACGCAATTAGACTTCGCATTCTAGCAAACAGCGACAACGACGAAGACCAAGAATTAAAAAGGAAAATTCGCGACAGAGTAAACGAAGAAATTACAATCTGGGTGAGCGACATCACTTCACGCGAAGAAGCAAGATCCATCATTCAAGGCAACATCCCAGAAATCGAAAAAATAGTAGAAGAAGTAATGAAAGCAGAAGGCCTCACACAAAAATACAACGTAGACTTTGGTAGAGCAAACTTTCCAACAAAAATGTACGGACGCTTCATTTACCCGGCAGGTGACTATGAAGCCATCCTTATCACATTAGGTAGTGGCAAAGGGGCAAACTGGTGGTGCGTATTATTCCCACCGTTATGTTTCCTAGATTTCTCTAACGGGGAAGCAACAGCAACACCGTTCCCAGACGAAGACGAAGAAACTACAGAAAAACCAATCGTAGTCGACGAAGAACCAGAAGAAGTGGAAGTGAAGTTTTTCTTCGCAGAGTTTCTATCATCTCTATGGAAAAAAATCAGCGGAAAATAG
- a CDS encoding methyl-accepting chemotaxis protein has protein sequence MEESTKRFTFGLRWKLVMFTTILASITYTVSGVFIYFLAEYVPVSENVFTVITLLLGIFWSGVLAFFAARYITKPLQQIKEVAQKAANGDLSEDVPVSNSRDEIAEVGDAFNLMLHNLREMVQNIEKNFQETNEKVVQITSVSTQASEQAEAIAVTIEEIAKGAESSAASVQDTAESVENVIRIADEVHTKATSSEQLSQEMVKDLNESKEVIHSLVSGIQKLADDNKASLSAVERLEKNAKEVENIISLVGDIAGQTNLLALNASIEAARAGEHGRGFAVVAEEVRSLADESAKAVQGISKLIQNIQTEVKNVVTQISTQVKTANAEAEKGTATNEVIAEMTESVLQVADSVKQIAVLVDQQMETIGITSRQSQEVAAIAEETSAGAEEVTAATHEQAALIANVEEISQELVKQANSLKKNISKFRV, from the coding sequence ATGGAAGAGAGTACAAAGAGATTTACATTCGGTTTAAGATGGAAACTAGTAATGTTTACGACGATTCTAGCGTCGATAACGTATACTGTTTCGGGAGTTTTTATATACTTTTTAGCAGAGTATGTACCAGTTTCAGAAAATGTTTTCACTGTCATCACATTATTGTTAGGGATTTTTTGGTCTGGAGTGTTAGCGTTTTTTGCTGCAAGGTATATCACAAAGCCTTTACAGCAAATAAAAGAAGTTGCACAAAAAGCAGCAAATGGGGATCTATCAGAAGATGTTCCTGTGTCCAATTCGCGAGATGAAATTGCGGAAGTTGGGGATGCATTCAATTTAATGCTGCATAACTTACGTGAAATGGTTCAGAACATCGAGAAAAACTTCCAAGAAACAAATGAAAAAGTAGTGCAAATTACGAGTGTTTCAACGCAAGCTTCGGAACAAGCGGAAGCAATAGCGGTAACGATTGAAGAGATTGCTAAAGGCGCTGAAAGTTCCGCAGCATCTGTTCAAGACACGGCAGAATCCGTTGAAAACGTCATTCGTATCGCAGACGAAGTGCATACGAAAGCAACTTCATCGGAGCAACTTTCTCAAGAAATGGTGAAAGACCTAAACGAAAGTAAGGAAGTCATTCATTCTTTAGTTTCAGGTATTCAAAAATTAGCCGATGACAATAAAGCGTCTCTGTCTGCTGTTGAACGTTTAGAAAAAAATGCCAAAGAAGTAGAAAATATTATTTCGTTAGTTGGCGATATCGCTGGCCAAACGAACCTATTAGCTTTGAACGCGTCGATTGAGGCAGCGCGTGCAGGTGAGCATGGTCGCGGATTTGCTGTTGTTGCGGAAGAAGTTCGTTCGCTTGCAGATGAAAGTGCAAAAGCAGTTCAAGGCATTTCAAAATTAATCCAAAACATCCAAACAGAAGTGAAAAATGTCGTTACACAAATTTCTACGCAAGTGAAAACAGCTAACGCAGAAGCGGAAAAAGGCACTGCAACAAATGAAGTAATTGCCGAAATGACAGAATCGGTTCTCCAAGTGGCAGATTCGGTTAAACAAATTGCTGTGTTAGTGGATCAACAGATGGAAACAATAGGGATTACTTCTCGTCAATCGCAAGAAGTAGCGGCAATTGCCGAAGAAACTTCTGCTGGAGCGGAAGAAGTAACAGCTGCAACACATGAACAAGCAGCATTAATTGCGAACGTTGAAGAAATTTCTCAAGAATTAGTGAAGCAAGCAAATAGTTTGAAAAAGAATATCTCGAAGTTCCGAGTGTAG
- the prfA gene encoding peptide chain release factor 1 → MFDRLQSVEARYDKLTELLSDPEVINDTKKLREYSKEQSDMHETVEAYREYKQVKEQLDDAKAMLEDKLDADMRDMVKEEISELEEQAENLSERLHILLIPKDPNDDKNVIMEIRGAAGGDEAALFAGDLYRMYSRFAEAQGWKTEVMETNSTGVGGYKEIIFMINGKGAFSKLKYENGAHRVQRVPETESGGRIHTSTATVAVLPEAEEVEIDIHEKDIRTDTFCSSGPGGQSVNTTMSAVRLTHIPTGVVVSCQDGKSQIKNKEKAMKVLRARVYDMFQREAQAEYDANRKQAVGTGDRSERIRTYNFPQNRVTDHRIGLTIQKLDQILQGKVDEVIDALIMEDQAKRMEQAE, encoded by the coding sequence GTGTTTGATCGTTTACAATCTGTGGAAGCACGATACGATAAATTAACGGAACTTTTGAGTGATCCGGAAGTAATTAATGATACGAAAAAGCTTCGTGAGTATTCGAAAGAACAATCGGATATGCACGAAACGGTAGAAGCATACCGCGAATACAAGCAAGTGAAAGAGCAGTTAGATGATGCGAAAGCAATGTTAGAAGATAAGTTAGATGCCGACATGCGTGACATGGTAAAGGAAGAGATTTCTGAGTTAGAAGAGCAGGCAGAAAACTTATCAGAGCGTTTACACATTTTACTTATACCGAAAGATCCTAATGATGACAAAAACGTTATTATGGAGATCCGAGGTGCAGCTGGTGGAGATGAGGCAGCGCTTTTTGCTGGGGACTTATACCGCATGTACAGCCGTTTTGCGGAAGCACAAGGTTGGAAAACTGAAGTAATGGAAACAAACTCCACTGGTGTGGGTGGCTATAAAGAGATTATTTTTATGATTAATGGAAAAGGTGCATTTTCAAAGCTTAAGTATGAGAATGGGGCACACCGAGTGCAACGTGTACCGGAAACAGAGTCAGGTGGACGTATTCATACATCTACTGCAACGGTAGCGGTTTTACCGGAAGCGGAAGAAGTTGAAATTGACATCCATGAAAAAGACATTCGTACAGACACATTCTGTTCAAGTGGTCCTGGTGGACAGTCGGTTAATACGACGATGTCGGCTGTTCGACTAACGCACATACCGACGGGTGTAGTAGTATCGTGTCAGGATGGTAAGTCACAAATTAAGAACAAAGAAAAAGCAATGAAAGTATTACGTGCACGTGTGTATGATATGTTCCAACGTGAAGCGCAGGCGGAATACGATGCGAACCGTAAACAAGCAGTTGGAACAGGGGATCGTTCTGAGCGTATTCGTACTTATAACTTCCCGCAAAATCGTGTAACAGATCACCGCATCGGGTTAACAATTCAAAAGCTAGATCAAATCCTACAAGGGAAAGTGGACGAAGTAATCGACGCTCTTATTATGGAAGATCAAGCGAAAAGAATGGAACAGGCGGAATAA
- a CDS encoding manganese efflux pump MntP, whose amino-acid sequence MAFALGMDAFSVGLGMGMIKLRLRQIFYIGITIGVFHVFMPLGGMIVGKLLSEKFGALATYAGAGLLILLGIQMMRASFKKEDEPFITPIGFGLIIFALSVSLDSFSVGLSLGIYGAKTLVTIMMFGIVSMLLTWIGLLFGRKLQGWLGSYSEALGGSILIAFGIKLLFPM is encoded by the coding sequence ATGGCTTTCGCACTTGGAATGGATGCATTTTCCGTTGGCCTTGGTATGGGGATGATTAAGCTAAGACTAAGGCAAATTTTTTACATAGGAATCACAATCGGGGTCTTTCACGTATTCATGCCGCTTGGTGGAATGATTGTCGGAAAGTTACTCTCGGAAAAATTCGGGGCACTTGCTACTTACGCGGGAGCTGGTCTCCTTATCCTTCTCGGCATACAAATGATGCGTGCATCCTTTAAAAAAGAGGACGAACCATTCATTACGCCAATTGGCTTTGGATTGATTATTTTCGCATTAAGTGTAAGTCTAGACAGCTTCTCGGTTGGTTTGAGCCTCGGAATATATGGAGCGAAAACACTAGTAACCATTATGATGTTCGGAATTGTTAGTATGCTTCTCACGTGGATTGGCTTGCTTTTTGGCAGAAAATTGCAAGGATGGCTAGGCTCGTATAGTGAAGCGTTAGGAGGAAGTATCTTAATCGCGTTCGGAATTAAATTGTTATTTCCCATGTAG
- a CDS encoding PAS domain S-box protein produces MSDNIEGINYKEVIEYALDPLIVHSQLKIIYINEAAEIFFRGSKDEVIGASPLDIFRETSKPAIIKRIAGAYSKPAEVIEETIYRMDGNPVDVELYCHPIKIGETKAIQTYVRDITERKQQEKVQDEMNIQINELASKIVPLLEGIAVLPLLGEINHDRAEQLVDLVPANVQEQKVSRLIIDCSGIYKIDNLVIDSLFKINSVLNLLGVKCIITGIRPQLALEAVKQDINLKNLLTFSTVKDALYFLGINNKVS; encoded by the coding sequence ATGAGCGATAATATTGAAGGTATTAATTATAAAGAAGTGATAGAATATGCACTGGATCCACTAATTGTCCATTCGCAACTGAAGATAATATACATAAATGAAGCAGCAGAAATTTTTTTCCGTGGTTCAAAGGACGAGGTAATTGGGGCCAGTCCTTTAGATATCTTTAGAGAAACCTCTAAACCTGCAATTATAAAAAGAATAGCTGGAGCTTATAGTAAACCTGCAGAGGTAATTGAGGAAACTATATATAGAATGGATGGAAATCCAGTTGATGTTGAGTTATATTGCCACCCTATTAAGATAGGGGAAACAAAAGCCATCCAAACTTATGTAAGAGACATCACGGAGAGAAAACAACAAGAAAAAGTACAAGATGAAATGAATATACAAATAAACGAATTGGCGTCCAAAATCGTTCCCCTTTTAGAAGGTATTGCTGTTCTTCCTTTATTAGGAGAAATAAATCACGATAGGGCAGAACAACTCGTAGATTTAGTACCAGCTAATGTTCAAGAGCAAAAGGTTAGCCGTTTGATTATAGATTGTTCAGGTATTTATAAAATTGATAATTTAGTTATTGACTCCCTTTTTAAAATTAACAGTGTACTAAATTTACTTGGAGTAAAATGTATTATAACAGGGATAAGGCCTCAATTAGCTTTAGAAGCAGTTAAACAGGACATTAACTTAAAAAACCTACTTACTTTTTCTACTGTTAAGGATGCCTTATACTTTCTAGGGATAAATAATAAAGTTAGTTGA